One window of the Tetragenococcus koreensis genome contains the following:
- a CDS encoding glycoside hydrolase family 1 protein, protein MAANQVEGAWNADGKGLSVADVDTYKPKASNKDYNAHVATDLATIQKAIEDPTDTWYPKRRGIDFYHRYKEDLALFAEMGFKTLRVSIAWSRLFATGEELEPNQTGVEFYKNLFAEMKRLEIEPIVTLSHYEMPLALSVKYNGWVDRQIIDYFVRFANVCFDEFGQYVKYWLTFNEIDSIHRHPFKTAGVIEEKSAPGEEVQDVYQALHHQFVASALVTKAAHEKIPNVMVGCMLTKLMTYPLTCDPQDVELTLKKNLENNFYADVQVKGEYPKMIERHLENEGIHIAMESDDRRILKENTVDFITFSYYMSMAESGNPQAERTPGNTVLGVKNPHLPETDWGWQIDPQGLKISLIDLYDRYQLPLMIVENGMGAIDTISADGKIHDDYRMDYFRAHFKQMKEAIDEGVDLIGYTSWAPIDLVSAGTSQMSKRYGFIYVDADDEGNGSYDRMKKDSFGWYQNVIRTNGAALFDE, encoded by the coding sequence ATTGCTGCCAACCAAGTAGAAGGTGCTTGGAATGCGGATGGCAAGGGTTTATCAGTGGCAGATGTTGATACCTATAAACCGAAAGCTTCCAATAAAGACTATAATGCACATGTAGCGACAGATTTAGCAACAATTCAAAAAGCGATCGAGGATCCAACAGATACCTGGTATCCCAAAAGAAGAGGAATTGACTTTTACCATCGTTATAAAGAAGATTTAGCATTATTTGCTGAGATGGGTTTTAAAACATTACGTGTTTCTATTGCTTGGTCTAGACTCTTTGCTACTGGAGAAGAATTGGAACCTAATCAAACTGGGGTCGAGTTTTATAAAAATTTATTTGCAGAAATGAAACGGTTGGAAATCGAACCGATTGTGACCCTTTCTCATTATGAAATGCCTTTAGCTTTAAGCGTCAAATACAACGGTTGGGTTGATCGCCAGATCATAGACTATTTTGTTCGTTTTGCCAATGTTTGTTTTGATGAGTTTGGGCAATATGTGAAGTACTGGTTGACATTCAATGAAATCGATAGTATTCATCGTCATCCTTTTAAAACAGCCGGTGTTATTGAAGAAAAATCTGCTCCTGGTGAAGAGGTACAAGATGTTTATCAAGCGTTGCATCATCAATTTGTTGCCAGTGCGCTAGTAACCAAAGCAGCACATGAAAAGATTCCAAACGTTATGGTTGGTTGTATGTTAACCAAATTAATGACATACCCATTAACTTGTGATCCGCAAGATGTGGAGCTTACTTTGAAAAAGAATTTGGAAAATAACTTCTATGCTGACGTTCAAGTTAAAGGAGAATATCCGAAAATGATTGAACGCCATTTGGAAAATGAAGGTATCCATATTGCGATGGAGTCAGATGATCGTCGCATTTTGAAAGAAAATACGGTTGACTTTATTACCTTTAGTTATTACATGTCAATGGCAGAATCTGGGAATCCACAAGCAGAACGTACACCGGGCAATACCGTACTGGGCGTGAAAAACCCACATTTGCCAGAAACCGATTGGGGTTGGCAAATCGATCCACAAGGATTAAAGATTTCATTGATTGATTTATACGATCGCTACCAATTGCCTTTAATGATTGTTGAAAATGGGATGGGCGCCATAGATACAATTAGTGCGGATGGTAAAATTCATGATGATTATCGAATGGATTATTTCCGTGCGCATTTTAAACAAATGAAAGAAGCAATTGATGAGGGCGTTGATTTGATTGGTTATACCAGTTGGGCGCCAATCGATCTAGTGAGTGCGGGAACTTCGCAAATGTCCAAGCGTTATGGATTTATTTATGTCGATGCTGATGATGAAGGCAATGGTAGTTATGATCGTATGAAAAAAGATTCATTTGGTTGGTATCAAAACGTTATTCGTACCAACGGCGCTGCACTGTTTGATGAATAG
- a CDS encoding PRD domain-containing protein, producing MLTIKKVLNSSVVLATKDGAEMIVLGKGIGFARKKEEQIDENDVDKIFIPLNESKNEYILELIDDIPLAFFELTKKIVSLAEENLNTKLNNNIFLTLTDHLHFALDRYQNGINIANRLYWEIKNYYPKEYAVSTQAVEIINQSFDINLPQEEAANIAFHLINAQSESESTDSLESAKMIGGIVNMVRYSIQTEVDEDSVHYLRFITHVKYFVERFYTGKLMDDEGGSALYKQMWTLYPSAMEIGIKVQDYLYKMYDKKISEEEVVYLGVHINRLMNKSS from the coding sequence GTGCTGACTATCAAGAAAGTACTAAATTCTAGTGTTGTGTTAGCTACCAAAGATGGAGCAGAAATGATTGTCCTAGGGAAAGGTATTGGTTTTGCTAGAAAAAAAGAGGAACAAATTGATGAAAATGATGTCGATAAGATATTTATTCCCTTAAATGAAAGCAAAAATGAATATATTCTAGAATTAATCGATGACATTCCCCTGGCCTTTTTTGAGCTGACCAAAAAAATTGTTTCGCTAGCAGAAGAAAATTTAAATACAAAATTGAATAATAACATTTTTCTTACCCTAACGGACCATCTTCATTTTGCTCTTGATCGTTATCAAAATGGCATTAATATCGCTAATCGTTTATATTGGGAAATAAAAAATTATTACCCCAAAGAGTATGCTGTTAGTACGCAAGCAGTAGAAATAATTAACCAATCCTTTGATATTAATTTGCCCCAAGAAGAAGCAGCCAATATCGCTTTTCATTTAATCAATGCTCAGTCAGAGAGTGAGTCGACAGATAGTTTAGAATCCGCCAAAATGATTGGTGGCATTGTGAATATGGTGAGGTATTCAATTCAGACTGAAGTTGATGAAGACTCGGTGCATTATCTGCGTTTTATTACTCATGTTAAATATTTTGTTGAACGATTTTACACAGGAAAATTAATGGATGATGAAGGTGGCAGTGCATTATATAAACAAATGTGGACGTTGTATCCTTCGGCCATGGAAATTGGTATCAAAGTACAAGACTATCTATATAAAATGTATGATAAAAAAATTTCGGAAGAAGAAGTCGTTTACTTGGGCGTTCATATTAATCGCTTAATGAATAAAAGTAGTTAG
- a CDS encoding type II toxin-antitoxin system Phd/YefM family antitoxin, whose translation MDHVVPVSELRSYNQMLSEVQEGPHVVLTKNGYAKYVVTDYEEWQKMKATIDLFSELQNGVQSHKVEPSLSLDELKSHTKGS comes from the coding sequence ATGGATCATGTAGTACCAGTATCAGAATTGAGGTCGTATAACCAAATGTTAAGCGAAGTACAGGAAGGGCCACATGTCGTTTTGACGAAAAATGGGTATGCAAAATATGTTGTTACTGATTATGAAGAGTGGCAAAAAATGAAAGCAACGATCGATTTGTTCAGTGAACTGCAAAATGGCGTTCAATCGCATAAGGTTGAACCATCATTATCTCTTGATGAACTGAAATCGCATACAAAAGGTTCATGA
- the ltrA gene encoding group II intron reverse transcriptase/maturase, protein MKNQSGYPLMDELVSSMNIDRAIEKVKKNKGAPGIDEMTVFEIKEHLNKYRQPFVQKLKEGTYRPQPTKRVEIDKKDGKKRKLSIPVVRDRVVQQMILQVITPLIDPTFSKNSYGFRPGKNCQQAIDQAGKYYEEGYNVVVDCDLKSYFDTINHQKLMHRMQWYIADKEILQLIWNFLNAGVLDGEIIRSTPQGAQQGSPLSPLLANVYLDQLDKELEKRGHRFIRYADDFIVLVQSERAAQRVQESVTQFLEGKLRLTVNQEKSQIVKAHQLEYLGFRLRKDKGK, encoded by the coding sequence ATGAAGAACCAAAGTGGCTATCCATTAATGGACGAACTCGTAAGTTCGATGAATATTGATCGAGCCATCGAGAAAGTAAAGAAGAACAAAGGAGCACCAGGCATCGATGAGATGACCGTATTTGAAATCAAGGAACATCTAAACAAATACCGACAACCTTTTGTTCAAAAACTGAAAGAAGGGACTTATCGTCCTCAGCCCACCAAACGGGTAGAGATTGATAAGAAAGACGGCAAGAAACGAAAGTTGAGTATTCCTGTCGTACGAGACCGCGTGGTACAACAGATGATTTTACAAGTCATTACCCCTTTGATCGACCCGACCTTTTCTAAAAACAGTTATGGATTTAGACCTGGAAAGAATTGCCAACAGGCAATCGATCAAGCAGGAAAATATTATGAAGAAGGCTACAATGTGGTCGTGGATTGTGACTTAAAAAGTTATTTCGACACCATCAATCATCAGAAACTAATGCATCGTATGCAATGGTATATCGCTGATAAAGAAATCCTTCAATTAATCTGGAATTTTCTCAATGCGGGCGTACTAGACGGGGAAATTATCCGTTCTACACCTCAAGGAGCCCAACAGGGCAGCCCCTTATCTCCACTTTTAGCCAACGTCTATCTTGACCAACTAGATAAGGAACTCGAAAAGAGAGGGCATCGTTTTATCCGCTACGCCGACGATTTTATCGTGCTAGTACAAAGTGAACGAGCCGCCCAAAGGGTTCAAGAAAGTGTCACCCAGTTCCTGGAAGGAAAGTTACGACTCACGGTAAACCAAGAGAAGAGCCAAATTGTAAAGGCGCATCAATTGGAATACCTCGGATTCCGTCTGAGGAAAGATAAGGGAAAGTAA
- a CDS encoding group II intron maturase-specific domain-containing protein encodes MTNRKRSGSLDEIISSINQYTQGWINYYKKGELKAFLAKQMTHLRRRLRALIWKRWKKVSTKYRQLKARGASHREAMTYANSRKSYWRISESKLLHRIFTKEKFKQWKLKDFNEILEK; translated from the coding sequence CTGACCAATCGGAAAAGATCGGGAAGCCTAGACGAAATTATCTCATCGATCAATCAATATACGCAAGGTTGGATTAACTATTATAAGAAAGGGGAACTAAAGGCTTTCTTAGCGAAACAAATGACCCACTTACGTAGAAGATTGCGCGCCCTTATTTGGAAAAGATGGAAGAAAGTGTCAACAAAATATCGACAACTGAAAGCAAGAGGGGCTTCTCACAGAGAAGCCATGACTTATGCAAATAGTCGAAAATCGTATTGGCGTATTTCCGAGTCTAAACTACTCCACCGAATCTTTACGAAAGAAAAATTCAAACAATGGAAACTCAAGGATTTCAATGAAATCCTTGAGAAATAA